The region AATTACAATGATAAATAAAATTACAGAAACATACATATAGTACGAAAACAGTTTTTTAAATACATCGTACTTATTATATAAAACTTCGGTTTTAATTTTTTGTTCAGTTGGCATTACTTTACTGCCGTATTTTTTTTGAAAGTTTATTATTGAAGTTAATAATTCACCCGATGCCTTAAAATCTTTGGTTTCTATTGATTTTAGTAACGAAGTGGTGTACATTGGTAAAATGTTTTTGGTGTAAACAGAATCCATGCCTTTTAAACCAGCTTCATTTAATTCTAAATACGAAACCCATTTGTTGTTTTCGTGTCCAGGAATTGGGAAAATTTTTAAAATTTGTCCACTAATTGCAGCGTATAATAAGTTAACTTTTTCATCGGCTGCAATAAAATCTTTTTGAAATTGATCTTTAACCGATGCTTGATAGGCTTTATCTAGATATTTATCTAATTTATAACCGCCTTTTTCGTTAAAGAAATCGGCTAACGATGCAAATTTAGCATCGGCAGGAATACCAATTATTGAACGAATGCTATCGTTTCCTTTTTTAAGATTAATGATAGGCACGTGATACCACAACTGTGGAAATTGTGTGATAGAAAGCATTACTTGATCAGAATCCATTCCTTGAAAATGATCATTTTTACTTACTTTTCGTAACAATTCAGATGAAAACGTATTAATAGGCTTCATACGTCCGTCGGCATCTTGTATAACAATAGTTCCAAACAAATCGGCGTGTTCTTGTGAAACAGTTGTTTTAACAAGCAACGAATCTATTTGCTGCGCAGTAGGTTTGTTGTGCGCGTGTTGTGCTTGTGAAGTAAATAAACCTAAAAATAGCATAAATGCAGTTAAAGCAGCTTTTTTAGCACGTACGTTTTTAAGTTTTCGTCTTAAATCATTAAAACGGGTATTTTTAGTAAATAAAATGCAAAGCATAGCAATATAAAGTAGGGTGTAACCAATGTATGTAATCCAAGTACCCCAAAAATCATGGTTTACAGATAAAATGGTTCCTTTTTCATCGGGATCAAATGATGCTTGAAAAAAACGATATCCTTTATGATCTAAAACATGGTTCATGTAAATGTGGTAATCAAATGTTTTTTCTGGATCTACAATAGTAACTTTACTTTCAAAGGAAGAATAACTTTTTTCGGTTCCAGGGTATTTTTGAGCAATAAAGTCGTTTAATTTTATTTGAAATGGAGTGGTGTACACCTTAGAACCATAAAACATAGTAAATTCTAAATTTCCTAATTTAAATGATTGTGGTATTCCCATTTGTCCTTTAGATCCCATTAATACCACTTCGTGCGTTTTGCCTTGTGAACGAACATTTAAAATTAAAGCATCGGTTGTACCTTTTGCTTTAAAATCGGGGGTTTCTTGTAAGGTTTTTTTACCAATTATTGGTCTGTCCATTACAAATTGTACAACGCCGCCTAAACTGTAAAGCGATCTATAATTAAGTAGGGCAGGGGTATTTGCTTTAACTTCACCAGTAGCTTGTGTAGCCATTATACGGAAATCACCACCAAAAGGTGAATTTATTTGCATTTCGCCTTTTTCGTTGGTGAAAAAATTTACAGCACCTTCAACATGTTTATTATAGGTATAAGCCATACCATGAATTTCTTGTTGTGTACCTTCTTCAATAAAATGTTCATGACGTTCACCATGACTAGATTCTACTAATTTTAAAAAGCTTTTTCCGTTTTTATCGGCAACAACGGTTTCTTTAGCGCCCATAATAAAATCTTTAAATTCAATTTCAAAAGGCGTTTTGTTAAAATCGTCGTTTATTAAAAAATGATTCGATGCAAAAGCGCTAACCAAATTATCTTTATCTAAAGCAGAAGAGA is a window of Myroides sp. JBRI-B21084 DNA encoding:
- the ccsA gene encoding cytochrome c biogenesis protein CcsA, with the protein product MSKIISFLSSTRLMAVLFLVFAAVMGIATFIENEYNTDTARILVYNTKWFEAIMLIFVFNFIGNINRYKLFSKAKLDTLILHLAFILILIGAFVTRYISFEGMMPIKEGETVNQFYSDKTFLTVWVDGDLNGEPKRKTIEKQRYFSSALDKDNLVSAFASNHFLINDDFNKTPFEIEFKDFIMGAKETVVADKNGKSFLKLVESSHGERHEHFIEEGTQQEIHGMAYTYNKHVEGAVNFFTNEKGEMQINSPFGGDFRIMATQATGEVKANTPALLNYRSLYSLGGVVQFVMDRPIIGKKTLQETPDFKAKGTTDALILNVRSQGKTHEVVLMGSKGQMGIPQSFKLGNLEFTMFYGSKVYTTPFQIKLNDFIAQKYPGTEKSYSSFESKVTIVDPEKTFDYHIYMNHVLDHKGYRFFQASFDPDEKGTILSVNHDFWGTWITYIGYTLLYIAMLCILFTKNTRFNDLRRKLKNVRAKKAALTAFMLFLGLFTSQAQHAHNKPTAQQIDSLLVKTTVSQEHADLFGTIVIQDADGRMKPINTFSSELLRKVSKNDHFQGMDSDQVMLSITQFPQLWYHVPIINLKKGNDSIRSIIGIPADAKFASLADFFNEKGGYKLDKYLDKAYQASVKDQFQKDFIAADEKVNLLYAAISGQILKIFPIPGHENNKWVSYLELNEAGLKGMDSVYTKNILPMYTTSLLKSIETKDFKASGELLTSIINFQKKYGSKVMPTEQKIKTEVLYNKYDVFKKLFSYYMYVSVILFIIVIIRIFKENKILRTLTKIGNVLVIILFIMHTLGLIARWYVSGHAPWSDAYESMIFVGWATVLFGLIFGRNSALTIASTAFVASMILMIAHWNWMDPSIGNLQPVLNSYWLMIHVAIIVGSYGPFTLGMILGIVALLLMLFTTKNNKQKMELNLKEITYINEMALTVGLVMLTIGNFLGGQWANESWGRYWGWDPKETWALISIMVYAFVIHMRFVPALRGLWIYNLMSALAFYSILMTYFGVNFYLSGLHSYAKGDQVVTPTFIWVSVASVAVLATITYFKYRKHYKK